The nucleotide sequence GTAAAAATGTCATCGAAGCCGCTTCGTTTTTGGTTACTGCGTTGCAAAATATTCGCTTGCAAGACGGATGCTCTTTTTCCGTGAAGATGACCCAATTGCAAGCAGGGGGAGAAACAGTGAATGTCATCCCTGATCGAGCAACCTTTAGCCTCGATGTACGTGCCCAGTCCAATGAAGGCATGGCAGAATTACGGAGAAAGACCGAGCATGCCATGAGTCAGACAGGGGCTTTGGTGGGCATGGATGTGGAGTGGGAATGGTCGGGAGTCACACCGGCTGCGGTTGCCAATGCGAGTATGATCCAAGTAGCCAAAAAGGCAATTGGGCAAGTGCTGGGTGAGGACAAAATTGCCGATATATGCGTGACACCAGGCGGAGAGGACTTCCATTTTTACGCGATTCACCGCCCTGAGCTGGCTACCACGATGATTGGTCTGGGATGTGGGCTCACACCTGTTCTGCATCATCCACAGATGACCTTTCAGACAGATGCCTTGATTTATGGGGCGAAAATCATGACAGCTGCGATTTATGAAGCAGCCCAACATTCTTAGAGAACCGCTACATACGCAGGGGGTTACCTTATGACAGAGAGCAAGCAACTAAAAAAGAAAAGCTTATTTCGGCTAGACGCCTACGTCCTTTTGTTTTGCATCTTACTTCTATGTGCTTTGGCTACCTATGTGGTCCCGACAGGAGAATTTGACCGTGTAAAAAACGGCAATGTGACGACGGTTGTCCCGGGCAGCTATCATGCAGTGGACCCGAATCCTACGGGCTTCATCGAGTTTTTTACCGCGATCCAGACAGGGATGGTCAAAGGCGCGCCGATCATCTTCCTCGTTTTGTTCACCGGCGGTGCTTTAGCTGTTTTGGATAAGACAGGTGCACTCAACGCAGCGATTCTGACCATGGTCCGAAAATTAGGAAATAGAGAGTGGCTGCTGGTTATTTTGATCACTTCCGTCTTTTCCGTATTGGGTACGTTGGGTGTCATCGTTAACTCTGTTATTGCTTTCGTTCCGCTTGGCATCATGATTGCGAGAGCGATGAAAATGGATTCGATCTTCGGTGTGGCTCTGATTTATTTGGGTGTGTATGCCGGATTCAATACGACAATTGCTTTTCCAGGAACGCTGGGCTTGTCCCAAGAAATTGCAGAGCTGCCACTGTTTTCAGGTATCGGCTACCGCACCATCATTTATGTTACGTTCGTGATTGTAACCATTCTGTACATCGGGCGTTACGCGCGGAAGGTTCGTCAAAACAAGAGTATCTTGGGGGAGGAGCTCTTTCCTTCTGATAATGGTTCAACCACGATGGAAGTAGACACGAAAAATGTTGATTTTACAACCCGTCACAAATTGATTTTGGCGTTTACGGGGATCGTTCTGATTGGATTTATCGTCTGCACGATCTTGTTCAAATGGGACGTAAACGAGATGTCCGGAATCTTTATTTTCATTGCGATCGGAGTAGGTTTGCTCAACAAGATGAGCGGCAACGATATCGCCAAAACATTCTTAAAGGGCTGTCAGGGACTGATTTATGGGGCTTTGATTGTCGGTATGGCACGTGCGGTCACGGTCATTTTGGAAGATGGGAAATTCCTCGATACTATCGTGTACGGGCTTGCTACCATTCTGGAGCCGCTCTCACCGATGGCAGGTGCGATTGGAATGTTCCTCGGAAGCGCCGGGCTGCACTTCTTGATTTCGTCCGGTTCAGGTGAAGCTGTTATGCTGATGCCGTTGCTGGCTCCATTGGCCGACCTGATGGGCATTACGCGCCAGGTAGCCGTAGAGGCTCTGATGCTTGGAGAAGGTGTGGTCAACTGCATTAACCCGACCTCGGGTGTTCTGATGAGTATTTTGGCGATGAGTGGTATTTCCTACGGCAAGTGGCTGAAGTTCATGCTTCCGCTCACAGCGGTATGGACAGTTCTCTCCATCGTGTTTATCGTAATCGGGGTCTTGATTAACTGGGGCCCGTATTAATCCGGCATTTGATGACAAGGAAGGCTTCGCCAACATGACTTGGCGGAGCTTTTTTTTCATGAAAATTCTTCAGACGCATAAACTTTGCAACGACACATCATTTTCGCAGGTAGAAAGTGGGGAAGCTCACCTGGGAGGATAATTACGCTTCGGGTGGAAATTCTGGACTTGGCTCCTATGGCGTGCTGGCTCTTTTTAAAGCAGAAGTGATCAATGAATACATCAAGGAGCAGCAAGTGAAAAGCGTCATTGAATTTGGCTGTGGGGACGGCTCTGCCAGCTTTTTGATTCTAGAAAAAAATCCCCCAACGGCTACATAGCTTTGGGGGATTTCCTTTCCTCTATTGACCAATGATGATGCGTTCTTTCGGATAATGGTAGCGTACGATTCGGTCATTGCGCTTCAAGAAGAGGAGCAAATTGATAATCCCGATACGTCCGATCATCATCGTAATAATCAGGATGAGCTTGCCGCCTATGCCCATCTGACCCGTAATCCCGGTGGACAATCCGGTCGTACCGAAAGCAGAGCAGACCTCGAACAAGACGTACTGGAAAGGTAAATCCTCCAGCCAGACGAGCAGCATGACCGCTGTGAACACCAGGATGATCGCGATGAAAAAGACGATGAAGGAACGCTGAATGTCCTCATCAACCAGCTCTCTTCCGAACACCTTTACTTCCTTGTAGCCACGCATGTTGGCAAAAACAGAGGCAACCAGGACGAAGAACGTCGTGGTTCGTATCCCCCCACCCACGCTGCTCGGGGAGGCGCCGATGAACATCATCCCGGAGAGCATGATGAGTGTTGTAGTCGACAAGAGGCTGATATCCATCGTAGCCAAGCCGCCGCTTCGCGAAGAGACGGAGTGGAACAACGAGTAGAATAACATTTCATGCCAGGTCTTATCGGCCAAAAACTGATTTCGTTCAAAAACGAAAATGAGCAGGGCGCCAACAGCGATCAAGGAAAAGAACGTCAGTGTCGTAATCTTGGTGAAGAGCGAAAAGGTGAAACGCACTTTTGCACGGCGATAGGAAAAGTACGTTCTCAGCTCTACGAGTACGGGAAATCCGATCGCTCCACAAATAATCAAGATCATCACGATAGTCTGAAACACGTAATCGTGGGTAAAGTCGAGCATGG is from Brevibacillus brevis and encodes:
- a CDS encoding YfcC family protein, coding for MTESKQLKKKSLFRLDAYVLLFCILLLCALATYVVPTGEFDRVKNGNVTTVVPGSYHAVDPNPTGFIEFFTAIQTGMVKGAPIIFLVLFTGGALAVLDKTGALNAAILTMVRKLGNREWLLVILITSVFSVLGTLGVIVNSVIAFVPLGIMIARAMKMDSIFGVALIYLGVYAGFNTTIAFPGTLGLSQEIAELPLFSGIGYRTIIYVTFVIVTILYIGRYARKVRQNKSILGEELFPSDNGSTTMEVDTKNVDFTTRHKLILAFTGIVLIGFIVCTILFKWDVNEMSGIFIFIAIGVGLLNKMSGNDIAKTFLKGCQGLIYGALIVGMARAVTVILEDGKFLDTIVYGLATILEPLSPMAGAIGMFLGSAGLHFLISSGSGEAVMLMPLLAPLADLMGITRQVAVEALMLGEGVVNCINPTSGVLMSILAMSGISYGKWLKFMLPLTAVWTVLSIVFIVIGVLINWGPY
- a CDS encoding TrkH family potassium uptake protein translates to MLSSNQKRRLTSVQIIVFAYVGLILISAFLLSLPFFHLPGVSLSFIDSLFTAASAISVTGLTVITIHEVFNQWGILFLTLLFQVGGVGIMTLGTFIWILMGQKIGLEQRIWIATDHNRSTLSGLVDLMRNILVIALLIELVGTILLGSHFIYAGYYDDWYTAFYHGYFASVSAFTNAGFDLHGNSMLDFTHDYVFQTIVMILIICGAIGFPVLVELRTYFSYRRAKVRFTFSLFTKITTLTFFSLIAVGALLIFVFERNQFLADKTWHEMLFYSLFHSVSSRSGGLATMDISLLSTTTLIMLSGMMFIGASPSSVGGGIRTTTFFVLVASVFANMRGYKEVKVFGRELVDEDIQRSFIVFFIAIILVFTAVMLLVWLEDLPFQYVLFEVCSAFGTTGLSTGITGQMGIGGKLILIITMMIGRIGIINLLLFLKRNDRIVRYHYPKERIIIGQ